In Deinococcus sp. Leaf326, the genomic window TCATGGCCAAGGGGCTCGCGTCCACCCACCTTGAAGGCCGCACCGTCATGGTAGAACTCACAGCCGCCGGGCATGCCGCCGCCGAACGGCTCGCCGCTATGGAGGAATTCACTGATACGGTGGCGCGCAGCCTGATAGTCCAGAAGCAGTTCGGTAACATGAACGCCACCAAGATCAAAAATTTCGTGTACGAGACGTTCCCCGAACTCGTACAGATGAAGTGGGGAGAGGAAATCGACCTGTGAACTTCCGACTTGAGCAACTTGTCCTCGATTTCAAGCAGGATGTGGAACGGGTTCCTTTCCGACGCTTCACGTATTTTCATGGACAGATTGGAGCTGGGAAGACGAGTATCGCTCGGCTGGTCGACTACTGCTTGGGCGGTCGCTTTGACCCTACACCTGCCCTGCAGGCCGAGTTCGTCTCTGCGACGCTTGACCTCGTCGTCGGAGAAACTCGGCTACAGGTGCGGCGTGACGTCGGCAGTGATCAGGTCGTCGCGGAATGGCTTCGCGGGGAACGTACCATCTCACTCGCGCTTCCTGCACGCAAAGCGGCAGGTGAAGTCCTGCCAGGCACAGGCGTGGAAATCCTCTCCGACTTGCTGTTCTATCTCGCTGGTCTGTCGATCGCCCGGGTACGCAAAAGCAAAGTGAA contains:
- a CDS encoding AAA family ATPase; its protein translation is MNFRLEQLVLDFKQDVERVPFRRFTYFHGQIGAGKTSIARLVDYCLGGRFDPTPALQAEFVSATLDLVVGETRLQVRRDVGSDQVVAEWLRGERTISLALPARKAAGEVLPGTGVEILSDLLFYLAGLSIARVRKSKVNDGSPLERLTQKLHLA